CACGACAGCGATCGATTCGACATTGTTGACGGTCGTCGGGCAGCCATAGAGGCCCATATTGGCCGGGAACGGCGGCTTCAGGCGCGGCTGGCCCTTCTTGCCCTCGAGGCTTTCGAGAAGGGCTGTTTCCTCGCCGCAGATATAGGCGCCGGCGCCGTGATGGACGTAGAGGTCGAAATCCCAGCCGAGCTTGTTGTTCTTGCCGAGGAAGCCCGCCTCATAGGCCTCGTCGATGGCAAGCTGCAGCGCCTCGCGCTCCCGGATGAACTCGCCGCGCACATAGATATAGCCGGTATTGGCGCCCATGGCGCAGCCGGCGATTAGGCAGCCCTCGACCAGCGTATGCGGATCGTTGCGCAGGATCTCGCGATCCTTGCAGGTGCCGGGCTCGGATTCGTCGGCATTGACGACGAGATAGCTCGGACGCCCGTCCGACTGCTTGGGCATGAACGACCATTTCAGGCCGGTCGGGAAGCCGGCGCCGCCGCGACCGCGGAGCCCCGAATCCTTGACCTGCTGGATGATCGCATCGCGGCCCTGGGCGATGATCGCCTTGGTTCCATCCCAATGCCCGCGCGCCATCGCGCCCTTCAGGCTCTTGTCGTGGAAGCCGTAGATATTGGTGAAGATGCGGTCCTTGTCGGCGAGCATCAGATCACTCCTTCACGGACGGCCCACCGGCCGCCAGAGTTGTCGCCTGAACAGTCCATTCCTCGCGGTCGATCCGTCCCGGGAACGACAGATAGGTGCCGACCCAGCGGATTTCTTCGCGGGTCCAGCTGGCAATCTGGTCGAAATGGAAAATGCCGAGCGCATTGAGCTTGGTCTCGTTGACCGGCCCGATGCCCTTGATGCGCTGCAGCTTGTCGGCCTTGGCGTCGCGCGCGGCCGCCATGCCCTTCGGCTTGGTGCCGACCGCATCGGCCTTCTGCTCGGGCGTCGCGTCGGCGGCAAGGGTCGCGAGCTTGGCCTTGATCTCGGCCTCTTCGCGCGCCGCGAGGTCGGCGGCAGCAGATGAGGTTTCGGCAACCGGCTCGGACTTGGGTTCAGCCTTCGCCTTGGCCTTCGGCTTTTCGGCGACGGCAGCGCCACCGGGCGAGGATGCATTGAACGGCAGGTCGCGGAGCGTCAGTGCGCCGCCCAGCGGCTCGGAACCGTGGCGGCCGTTCTGCGGACCGGGCGTCGGCTTCTCGCCGCGGGCGAAGGCGTCGAGCACCTTCTCGAAGCTCTCAGGCGTCAGGTCCTCATAGGTGTCGGAAAACACCTGGATCATCGGCGCGTTGACGCAGGCGCCGGCGCACTCGACCTCTTCCCACGAGAAATCGCCATCGGCGGACAGGTGGAACTGGTCGTGATGAATGCGGTTCTTGCAGATCTTGATCAGCTCTTCCGAGCCGCGCAGCATGCAGGGCGTGGTGCCGCAAACCTGAACATGTGCTTTCTTTCCAACCGGTTGCAGCTGGAACATCGTGTAGAAGGTCGCCACCTCGAAGACCCGGATATAGGGCATGTCGAGCATGTCGGCGATGTACTCGATAGCAGCCTTCGGCAGCCAATAGGCATGCTGCTCCTGCGCCCGCCACAGGAGCGGGATCACGGCGGAGGCTTTGCGGTCAGCCGGGAACTTGCCGATCTGCACCTTGGCCCAGGCAAGGTTATCGGCTGAAAAGGCGAAGGAGGCCGGCTGGACCTCGTCGGGCGCTAGTCTGCGGACGCTCACCGGTCGACCTCTCCGAAAACGATATCGATCGAGCCGAGGATCGCGGAGACGTCCGCGAGCATGTGGCCCTTGCACAGATGGTCCATCGCCTGGAGGTGGGCGAAACCCGGTGCGCGAATCTTGCAGCGATAGGGCTTGTTGGTGCCGTCGGCGACCAGATAGACGCCGAATTCGCCCTTCGGCGCCTCGACGGCGGCATAGACCTCGCCGGCCGGCACGCGGAAGCCCTCGGTATAGAGCTTGAAGTGGTGGATCAGCGCTTCCATCGAGCGCTTCATCTCGCCCCGCTTCGGCGGCACCACCTTCTGGTCCTTGGCCGACACCGGGCCCGGCGTCTCGCGCAGCATCTTGCAGCACTGGCGCATGATGCGGACGGACTGGCGCATCTCTTCCATGCGGATGAGATAACGGTCGTAGCAATCGCCGTTCTTGCCGATCGGGATGTCGAAATCCATCTCGGAATAGCATTCATAGGGCTGCGACTTGCGCAGGTCCCAGGCAGCGCCCGAACCGCGCACCATCACGCCCGAGAAGCCCCAGGCCCAGCATTCCTCCAGCGTCACGATGCCGATATCGACATTGCGCTGCTTGAAGATGCGGTTCGGCGTCAGCAGAGCGTCGAGATCGTCGACCACCTTGAGGAACGGATCGCACCAGGCGTCGATATCGTCGACGAGCTTGGCCGGCAGGTCCTGGTGGACGCCGCCCGGCCGGAAGAACGCCGCATGCATGCGCGAGCCGGAGGCGCGCTCGTAGAAGATCATCAGCTTCTCGCGCTCCTCGAAGCCCCAGAGCGGCGGCGTGAGCGCGCCGACGTCCATGGCCTGCGTGGTGACGTTGAGAAGATGCGAGAGAATGCGGCCGATCTCGCTGTAGAGCACGCGGATCAGCTGGCCGCGCTTCGGCACCTCGAT
This region of Phreatobacter aquaticus genomic DNA includes:
- the nuoF gene encoding NADH-quinone oxidoreductase subunit NuoF, producing MLADKDRIFTNIYGFHDKSLKGAMARGHWDGTKAIIAQGRDAIIQQVKDSGLRGRGGAGFPTGLKWSFMPKQSDGRPSYLVVNADESEPGTCKDREILRNDPHTLVEGCLIAGCAMGANTGYIYVRGEFIREREALQLAIDEAYEAGFLGKNNKLGWDFDLYVHHGAGAYICGEETALLESLEGKKGQPRLKPPFPANMGLYGCPTTVNNVESIAVVPTILRRGPAWFAGFGKPNNVGTKLFCVSGHVNKPATFEEAMSVPFSELIEKHCGGIRGGKDNLLAVIPGGSSVPLVPAEQIWDAAMDFDTLRALRSGLGTAAVIVLDKSTDVVKAITRISYFYKHESCGQCTPCREGTGWMWRVLTRMSEGRAQKKEIDMLLEVAGQVEGHTICALGDAAAWPVQGLIRHFRHEIEKKIDAYAANPHPDPIRIAAE
- the nuoE gene encoding NADH-quinone oxidoreductase subunit NuoE — its product is MSVRRLAPDEVQPASFAFSADNLAWAKVQIGKFPADRKASAVIPLLWRAQEQHAYWLPKAAIEYIADMLDMPYIRVFEVATFYTMFQLQPVGKKAHVQVCGTTPCMLRGSEELIKICKNRIHHDQFHLSADGDFSWEEVECAGACVNAPMIQVFSDTYEDLTPESFEKVLDAFARGEKPTPGPQNGRHGSEPLGGALTLRDLPFNASSPGGAAVAEKPKAKAKAEPKSEPVAETSSAAADLAAREEAEIKAKLATLAADATPEQKADAVGTKPKGMAAARDAKADKLQRIKGIGPVNETKLNALGIFHFDQIASWTREEIRWVGTYLSFPGRIDREEWTVQATTLAAGGPSVKE
- a CDS encoding NADH-quinone oxidoreductase subunit D, which translates into the protein MAEAEIRNFTFNWGPQHPAAHGVLRLVMELDGEVVERCDPHIGLLHRGTEKLIETKTYLQAIPYFDRLDYVAPMNQEHAFCLAIERMLGIEVPKRGQLIRVLYSEIGRILSHLLNVTTQAMDVGALTPPLWGFEEREKLMIFYERASGSRMHAAFFRPGGVHQDLPAKLVDDIDAWCDPFLKVVDDLDALLTPNRIFKQRNVDIGIVTLEECWAWGFSGVMVRGSGAAWDLRKSQPYECYSEMDFDIPIGKNGDCYDRYLIRMEEMRQSVRIMRQCCKMLRETPGPVSAKDQKVVPPKRGEMKRSMEALIHHFKLYTEGFRVPAGEVYAAVEAPKGEFGVYLVADGTNKPYRCKIRAPGFAHLQAMDHLCKGHMLADVSAILGSIDIVFGEVDR